A single window of Sphingobacteriales bacterium DNA harbors:
- a CDS encoding L,D-transpeptidase family protein, which produces MLCYFLLFVACKNKGSETIVEATTVSDNEFNNTIKELIATDIRKLDAIVIDSIKYSNWQDAAQAIYKQADYKPIWVDKEVLNTNGQQLYNFLNSAEYYALLKDKYNFSSIKNIYDSLQHNKSTINYELLKQLEQQLTQAYLNIALHLDHGMYNAGKKEINSNFWESKEQYILLLNNIIKEKNLLAQLEKLEPQHPIYKRYKEALYQFVSKNNILPNAIKVRDYKLDSVGAISDARIALKYHHYLHDTLVNNDSAYIDALKRFQKDNGYKADAVLGSMTARALERDNAQKFKLLVINADRWRANKENYKDDSKYVWVNLPSYKLRVVHQDTIVKEKNVVIGKANGKNSTPEIISAIDKIVLWPTWSVPQSIIKHEMKSFKGYKVIKNGSYTQVIQPPGYRNALGTVKILFPNKHSVYIHDTPTKYLFNSDYRSHSHGCVRCQDPLEVASALMQLDTFKFDYDSLIRLRDKKIATKQFTLKNPISVYLQYYTAEADWSGNLKFFPDVYKKDEEIINVLFNNAIYNKPAIKQEPKKDSTQSVTLNAKKEIKKDTLVKNKNNDSVTQPETIQNDSTEL; this is translated from the coding sequence ATGCTTTGTTACTTTCTTTTATTTGTAGCATGCAAAAACAAAGGTAGCGAAACTATTGTAGAAGCAACAACTGTAAGCGATAATGAATTTAATAATACCATTAAAGAGTTAATAGCAACAGATATCAGAAAATTAGATGCCATTGTTATTGATAGTATAAAGTATAGCAATTGGCAAGATGCAGCACAAGCAATCTACAAACAAGCAGATTATAAGCCAATTTGGGTTGATAAAGAGGTACTAAACACAAATGGACAACAATTGTATAATTTTCTTAATAGTGCAGAATATTATGCATTACTGAAAGATAAATACAATTTTAGTAGTATAAAAAACATCTATGATTCTTTACAACACAACAAGTCAACAATAAACTATGAGCTACTCAAACAACTAGAACAACAGCTTACACAAGCATATTTGAATATTGCATTGCACCTAGACCATGGAATGTATAATGCTGGTAAAAAAGAAATTAATTCAAATTTTTGGGAATCAAAAGAACAATATATTCTTCTATTAAACAATATAATAAAAGAAAAAAATCTACTTGCTCAATTAGAAAAATTAGAGCCACAACATCCTATATATAAACGTTACAAAGAAGCATTATATCAATTTGTCTCTAAAAACAATATTCTTCCAAATGCTATAAAAGTTAGAGATTATAAATTGGATTCAGTAGGTGCAATTTCGGATGCACGTATTGCCTTAAAATATCACCATTACTTACATGATACTTTAGTTAATAATGATTCTGCTTATATAGATGCATTAAAAAGATTTCAGAAAGATAATGGATACAAAGCAGATGCTGTATTGGGTAGCATGACAGCAAGAGCATTAGAAAGAGACAATGCACAAAAGTTTAAGTTACTTGTCATAAACGCAGATCGTTGGAGAGCAAACAAAGAAAATTATAAAGACGATAGTAAATATGTTTGGGTTAATTTGCCATCGTACAAACTACGTGTAGTACACCAAGATACCATTGTAAAAGAAAAAAATGTAGTAATTGGCAAAGCAAATGGAAAGAATTCAACACCAGAAATCATTAGTGCGATAGATAAAATTGTATTATGGCCAACATGGAGCGTACCACAATCTATCATTAAGCATGAGATGAAAAGCTTTAAAGGATATAAGGTTATAAAAAATGGCAGCTACACACAAGTTATTCAACCACCAGGATATAGAAATGCTTTAGGTACTGTAAAAATATTATTTCCGAACAAACATTCTGTGTACATACACGATACGCCTACCAAATATTTATTTAATTCTGATTATCGTTCGCATAGCCATGGTTGCGTAAGATGCCAAGATCCATTGGAAGTTGCTTCTGCATTAATGCAATTAGATACATTTAAGTTTGACTATGATTCTTTGATAAGATTGAGAGATAAAAAAATTGCAACAAAACAATTTACACTCAAAAACCCAATTTCTGTATATTTACAATACTATACAGCAGAAGCAGATTGGAGTGGCAATCTAAAGTTTTTTCCTGATGTCTATAAAAAAGATGAAGAGATAATTAATGTATTATTTAATAATGCAATATATAACAAACCAGCAATAAAGCAAGAACCAAAAAAAGACAGCACGCAAAGTGTAACTCTAAATGCTAAAAAAGAAATAAAAAAAGATACACTAGTAAAAAATAAAAACAATGATAGTGTAACCCAACCAGAAACTATCCAAAACGATAGCACAGAATTATAA
- a CDS encoding ABC transporter permease, translating to MSNNKLEAPMHKTWLRLKKNKPAIFSLYTIIIAIILAIIAPLISSDSTPNADDQVLELNNQSPGFSIQMLLIPKNNEIEKSNIFKTIVSGKENPYKMVPIQSYKFEGKTIVAQIYVGADRTPETKIFNLGEIIPDKSKLSTLSQDQLEKLIKDKYIIKKKYILGTDAYGRDILSRLLLGIRVSLTVGLVAVLISLTIGIFLGSIAGYYRGWLDNVIMWLINVIWSIPTILLAMAIRFAIGDKINPFLAIFIAVGLSMWVEVARMVRGQVLSVREMEYIQASKSLGYNDFRTILRHILPNIIGPILVVAAADFASAILIEAGLSFIGLGVKPPTPSWGSMLNEHRVYLTSNKAFLALAPGVCIMILVLAFNLLGSGLRDAFDVKGQNV from the coding sequence ATGTCTAATAATAAGTTAGAAGCTCCAATGCATAAAACTTGGCTGAGACTGAAGAAAAACAAGCCAGCCATTTTTAGTTTATATACAATTATTATTGCTATTATATTGGCAATCATTGCACCACTTATATCATCAGATAGCACACCAAATGCTGACGATCAAGTATTGGAATTGAACAATCAATCGCCAGGTTTTTCTATACAAATGTTGTTAATTCCAAAAAACAACGAAATAGAAAAATCTAATATTTTTAAAACAATAGTGAGTGGCAAAGAAAATCCTTACAAAATGGTGCCTATCCAAAGTTATAAATTTGAAGGCAAAACAATTGTAGCACAGATTTATGTTGGAGCAGATAGAACACCAGAAACAAAAATATTTAATCTTGGAGAAATAATTCCTGATAAAAGCAAGCTATCAACATTATCTCAAGACCAATTAGAAAAATTAATTAAAGACAAGTACATTATCAAAAAGAAATACATACTTGGTACAGATGCTTACGGTAGAGATATTTTGAGTAGATTACTTTTAGGTATCAGAGTATCACTCACTGTTGGTTTAGTTGCAGTATTAATTTCATTAACCATTGGAATCTTCTTAGGTTCAATTGCAGGTTATTATAGAGGTTGGTTAGATAATGTAATTATGTGGTTGATAAATGTTATTTGGTCTATACCTACCATATTATTAGCCATGGCAATACGTTTTGCTATTGGCGATAAAATCAATCCATTTTTGGCAATATTTATTGCCGTTGGCTTATCGATGTGGGTAGAAGTAGCACGTATGGTGCGCGGACAAGTACTCAGCGTAAGAGAAATGGAATACATACAAGCCTCAAAAAGCTTAGGATACAACGACTTCAGAACAATATTGAGACATATACTTCCAAATATTATTGGACCAATTTTGGTAGTTGCTGCCGCAGATTTTGCATCAGCTATCTTAATAGAAGCTGGTTTAAGTTTTATAGGATTAGGTGTTAAACCACCTACGCCAAGTTGGGGCTCTATGCTTAACGAACATAGAGTATATCTCACGTCAAACAAAGCATTCTTAGCATTAGCACCAGGTGTTTGCATTATGATATTAGTACTTGCATTCAACTTATTAGGCAGTGGACTACGAGACGCATTTGATGTAAAAGGACAAAATGTTTAA